The Kitasatospora paranensis genome has a window encoding:
- a CDS encoding SUKH-4 family immunity protein, with amino-acid sequence MTTREQALATAHRWIHGDLPAEAAGPVHSHEFEHGWVVWPEPAPVRVDPLTGRRRAPEEIGAACAVVDRLTGGLTVWPSVPVPEVVRRYRDFLGAGGYDPALPPATGPGTRATLRYRDAQGTEQSLAVPATTGLPHPALRAWEQLRGQGVRPEDLTGVHTDLQPAALPGGYTAHAVAAALPGVPVTCDLAYGPWFDGRAEAVRALPATPGVRPNRVPFPRTVPPAAPEGEAALAARLAGVFGPEGVRRFDAGAVLAADLPEAVARPLQQVGLPVVVAGLFALHHPEPDGIADGTRTGAPLPDAAGHLAALGRGAAATADARQGLLGQVVLGGDGHALVTVDTLQGRVRAIDPDTATARYCNADLTAFTRSLTLAAERLPALRGLHPYAAGPAVAEFQWALAALDGTVFGDPENWWSVIVEQLWHGLL; translated from the coding sequence ATGACCACCCGCGAGCAGGCCCTGGCCACCGCGCACCGCTGGATCCACGGCGACCTGCCGGCCGAAGCGGCGGGCCCCGTCCACAGCCACGAGTTCGAGCACGGCTGGGTGGTGTGGCCCGAACCCGCGCCCGTCCGGGTCGACCCGTTGACCGGCCGGCGGCGGGCCCCGGAGGAGATCGGTGCGGCCTGCGCCGTCGTCGACCGGCTGACCGGCGGGCTCACCGTCTGGCCGTCCGTCCCCGTGCCCGAGGTCGTCCGGCGCTACCGGGACTTCCTCGGCGCGGGCGGCTACGATCCGGCGCTGCCCCCGGCCACCGGCCCCGGCACCCGGGCGACCCTCCGCTACCGCGACGCGCAGGGGACGGAGCAGTCCCTGGCGGTGCCCGCCACGACCGGCCTCCCGCATCCGGCACTGCGGGCCTGGGAGCAGCTGCGCGGGCAGGGCGTCCGGCCGGAGGACCTGACCGGCGTGCACACCGACCTGCAGCCCGCCGCGCTGCCCGGCGGCTACACCGCGCACGCGGTGGCCGCCGCCCTGCCCGGCGTGCCGGTCACCTGCGACCTCGCCTACGGGCCGTGGTTCGACGGACGTGCCGAGGCCGTCCGGGCGCTGCCCGCCACGCCGGGGGTGCGGCCCAACCGGGTGCCGTTCCCGCGGACGGTCCCGCCGGCCGCGCCGGAGGGCGAGGCGGCGCTGGCCGCGCGGCTGGCCGGGGTGTTCGGGCCCGAGGGGGTGCGGCGCTTCGATGCCGGCGCGGTGCTGGCCGCGGACCTGCCGGAGGCGGTCGCCCGGCCGCTGCAGCAGGTCGGGCTGCCGGTCGTGGTGGCGGGCCTGTTCGCACTCCACCACCCCGAGCCGGACGGCATCGCCGACGGCACCCGCACCGGTGCACCGCTGCCGGACGCGGCCGGGCACCTCGCCGCGCTCGGCCGCGGGGCGGCGGCCACCGCCGACGCCCGGCAGGGGCTGCTCGGCCAGGTCGTGCTCGGCGGCGACGGCCACGCCCTGGTCACCGTCGACACGCTGCAGGGCCGGGTCCGCGCGATCGACCCGGACACCGCGACCGCCCGCTACTGCAACGCCGATCTCACCGCCTTCACCCGCTCGCTGACCCTCGCCGCCGAACGGCTGCCCGCCCTGCGCGGCCTGCACCCGTACGCGGCGGGCCCGGCCGTCGCCGAGTTCCAGTGGGCGCTGGCGGCGCTCGACGGCACCGTCTTCGGCGATCCCGAGAACTGGTGGTCGGTGATCGTCGAGCAGCTCTGGCACGGCCTGCTCTGA
- the ilvD gene encoding dihydroxy-acid dehydratase produces the protein MPELRSRTVTHGRNMAGARALLRAAGVAREDFGKPIIAVANSFTEFVPGHTHLQPVGRIVSEAIKEAGGIPREFNTIAVDDGIAMGHAGMLYSLPSRDLIADSVEYMVNAHCADALICISNCDKITPGMLMAALRLNIPTVFVSGGPMEAGQAVLVDGTVRKLDLVNAISDAVNENVSDADIAIIEENACPTCGSCSGMFTANSMNCLTEAIGLSLPANGSVLATHTARKALYEDAGRTVVEITKRHYHQDDDSVLPRNVATRAAFENAMALDIAMGGSTNTILHLLAAAQEAEVDFDMRAIDAISRRVPCLSKVAPNGSYYMEDVHRAGGVPAILGELYRGGLLNEDVHTVHSGSLDEWLKTWDIRGGSPSPEAVELFHAAPGCVRSATAFSQSERWDTLDTDAANGCIRSVEHAYSVEGGLAVLYGNLAEDGCIVKTAGVDESIWTFSGPAVVLESQEDAVDAILTKRVKEGDVVVIRYEGPKGGPGMQEMLYPTSFLKGRGLGKACALITDGRFSGGTSGLSIGHASPEAASGGTIALVEDGDIIAIDIPARKVDLQVSFEELHERRLKLESEGGYRPKNREREVSQALKAYAAMATSADKGAVRDVSKLG, from the coding sequence ATGCCCGAGCTGAGGTCCCGTACCGTCACCCACGGCCGCAACATGGCGGGTGCCCGTGCCCTTCTCAGGGCGGCGGGTGTAGCCCGGGAGGACTTCGGCAAGCCGATCATCGCGGTGGCCAACTCCTTCACCGAGTTCGTGCCCGGCCACACCCACCTGCAGCCGGTGGGCCGGATCGTCTCCGAGGCGATCAAGGAGGCCGGCGGCATCCCGCGCGAGTTCAACACCATCGCGGTGGACGACGGCATCGCGATGGGCCACGCCGGCATGCTGTACTCGCTGCCCTCGCGCGACCTGATCGCCGACTCGGTCGAGTACATGGTGAACGCGCACTGCGCGGACGCGCTGATCTGCATCTCCAACTGCGACAAGATCACCCCCGGCATGCTGATGGCCGCGCTGCGCCTCAACATCCCGACGGTCTTCGTCTCCGGCGGCCCGATGGAGGCCGGCCAGGCCGTCCTGGTCGACGGCACCGTCCGCAAGCTCGACCTGGTCAACGCGATCTCCGACGCCGTCAACGAGAACGTCTCGGACGCGGACATCGCGATCATCGAGGAGAACGCGTGTCCGACCTGCGGGTCGTGCTCGGGCATGTTCACCGCCAACTCGATGAACTGCCTCACCGAGGCGATCGGCCTCTCGCTGCCCGCCAACGGCTCGGTGCTGGCCACCCACACCGCCCGCAAGGCGCTGTACGAGGACGCCGGCCGCACCGTCGTCGAGATCACCAAGCGGCACTACCACCAGGACGACGACTCCGTCCTGCCGCGCAACGTGGCCACCCGCGCCGCGTTCGAGAACGCCATGGCACTGGACATCGCGATGGGCGGCTCCACCAACACCATCCTGCACCTGCTCGCCGCGGCCCAGGAGGCGGAGGTGGACTTCGACATGCGGGCCATCGACGCCATCTCGCGCCGGGTGCCGTGCCTGTCCAAGGTCGCGCCCAACGGCTCGTACTACATGGAGGACGTGCACCGGGCCGGTGGCGTCCCCGCGATCCTCGGCGAGCTCTACCGCGGCGGGCTGCTCAACGAGGACGTGCACACCGTGCACTCCGGCTCGCTCGACGAGTGGCTGAAGACCTGGGACATCCGTGGCGGTTCGCCGTCCCCGGAGGCCGTCGAGCTGTTCCACGCCGCCCCCGGCTGCGTCCGCTCGGCCACCGCCTTCTCGCAGTCCGAGCGCTGGGACACCCTGGACACCGACGCGGCGAACGGCTGCATCCGCAGCGTCGAGCACGCGTACTCGGTCGAGGGCGGCCTCGCCGTGCTGTACGGCAACCTCGCCGAGGACGGCTGCATCGTGAAGACGGCCGGCGTCGACGAGTCGATCTGGACCTTCTCCGGCCCGGCCGTGGTGCTGGAGTCCCAGGAGGACGCGGTCGACGCGATCCTCACCAAGCGGGTCAAGGAGGGCGACGTCGTCGTCATCCGCTACGAAGGCCCCAAGGGCGGACCGGGCATGCAGGAGATGCTCTACCCGACCTCGTTCCTCAAGGGCCGGGGCCTGGGCAAGGCCTGCGCGCTGATCACCGACGGCCGGTTCTCCGGCGGCACCTCGGGCCTGTCGATCGGTCACGCCTCGCCCGAGGCTGCCTCCGGCGGCACCATCGCCCTGGTCGAGGACGGCGACATCATCGCGATCGACATCCCGGCCCGGAAGGTCGACCTCCAGGTCTCCTTCGAGGAGCTGCACGAGCGCCGGCTCAAGCTGGAGTCCGAGGGCGGCTACCGGCCGAAGAACCGCGAGCGCGAGGTCAGCCAGGCGCTGAAGGCGTACGCGGCGATGGCGACCTCGGCCGACAAGGGCGCCGTCCGGGACGTCAGCAAGCTCGGCTGA
- a CDS encoding NADH-quinone oxidoreductase subunit D: protein MRETTVGIGAGAQQLTGELGTSDMVLNIGPQHPSTHGVLRLKLVLDGERIVAAEPVIGYMHRGAEKLFEARDYRQIVMLANRHDWLSAFSNELGVVLAVERMLGMEVPERAVWIRTLLAELNRVLNHLMFLGSYPLELGGITPIFHAFTGREELQHVLEEASGGRMHYMFNRVGGLKEDLPAGWLGRVRAAVEAVRGHLPVYEDLVLGNEIFRGRTAGVGVLTRDQVHAYGASGPIARASGVDFDLRRDEPYLAYGELQDVLTVVTREEGDCLARFECLLEQTANSLDLADACLDRLAGLAPGPVNLRLPKVLKAPEGTTYAWTENPLGINGYYLVSRGDKTPWRLKLRSASYNNIQVLTELLPGTLVADMVAILGSMFFVVGDIDK, encoded by the coding sequence ATGAGGGAGACCACGGTCGGGATCGGCGCCGGCGCGCAGCAGCTCACGGGCGAGCTGGGCACCAGTGACATGGTGCTCAACATCGGCCCGCAGCATCCGTCCACGCACGGTGTGCTGCGGCTGAAGCTGGTGCTGGACGGCGAGCGGATCGTCGCGGCCGAGCCGGTGATCGGTTACATGCACCGCGGTGCCGAGAAGCTCTTCGAGGCCCGCGACTACCGGCAGATCGTCATGCTGGCCAACCGGCACGACTGGCTCTCCGCGTTCTCCAACGAGCTCGGTGTGGTGCTCGCCGTCGAGCGGATGCTCGGCATGGAGGTGCCGGAGCGCGCGGTGTGGATCCGCACCCTGCTCGCCGAGCTCAACCGGGTGCTCAACCACCTGATGTTCCTCGGCTCGTACCCGCTGGAGCTGGGCGGCATCACCCCGATCTTCCACGCCTTCACCGGCCGCGAGGAGCTCCAGCACGTGCTGGAGGAGGCCTCCGGCGGCCGCATGCACTACATGTTCAACCGGGTCGGCGGCCTCAAGGAGGACCTGCCGGCCGGCTGGCTCGGCCGGGTCCGCGCGGCGGTCGAGGCCGTCCGTGGGCACCTGCCGGTGTACGAGGACCTCGTGCTCGGCAACGAGATCTTCCGCGGCCGCACCGCGGGCGTCGGCGTGCTCACCCGCGACCAGGTCCACGCCTACGGGGCCAGCGGCCCGATCGCCCGCGCCAGCGGCGTCGACTTCGACCTGCGCCGGGACGAGCCCTACCTGGCGTACGGCGAGCTGCAGGACGTGCTGACCGTGGTCACCCGCGAGGAGGGCGACTGCCTGGCCCGCTTCGAGTGCCTGCTGGAGCAGACCGCCAACTCCCTCGACCTCGCCGACGCCTGCCTGGACCGGCTGGCCGGCCTCGCCCCGGGCCCGGTCAACCTGCGGCTGCCCAAGGTGCTCAAGGCCCCCGAGGGCACCACGTACGCCTGGACGGAGAACCCGCTCGGGATCAACGGCTACTACCTGGTGTCCCGCGGCGACAAGACGCCGTGGCGGCTCAAGCTCCGCTCGGCGTCCTACAACAACATCCAGGTGCTGACCGAGCTGCTGCCGGGCACCCTGGTCGCCGACATGGTCGCGATCCTCGGCTCGATGTTCTTCGTCGTCGGCGACATCGACAAGTAG
- a CDS encoding class I SAM-dependent methyltransferase, with protein sequence MTDLQLQAHAMSFGPVAAQYDAARPSYPDELFDELERLAARPLAGADVLDVGAGTGIATRLLAARGARVIAVEPSAGMAARLHEVTPQIPVVKGTGDELPCHEDSADLVTYAQAFHWTDPARSVPEALRVLRPGGALALWWNVKDRAADWISAQEQRLAAALPSYHYYGGVIDGAEALVEYGLEVETVRLHWERQVTLDSHLTDLTSRSYFAVLSAEQQAPVLAAERAALLADFPDGLIAEPYVLDLFVARAPGTR encoded by the coding sequence ATGACGGATCTTCAGCTCCAGGCCCATGCCATGTCGTTCGGCCCGGTCGCCGCACAGTACGACGCCGCCCGGCCGTCCTACCCGGACGAGCTGTTCGACGAGCTGGAGCGCCTCGCGGCGCGCCCGCTGGCCGGTGCCGACGTGCTCGACGTGGGCGCCGGGACGGGCATCGCCACCCGGCTGCTGGCCGCCCGGGGAGCCCGGGTGATCGCCGTCGAGCCCAGTGCCGGGATGGCCGCCCGGCTGCACGAGGTCACCCCGCAGATCCCGGTGGTGAAAGGGACGGGCGACGAGCTGCCCTGCCACGAGGACTCCGCGGACCTCGTCACCTATGCCCAGGCCTTCCACTGGACGGACCCGGCCCGCTCCGTCCCGGAGGCCCTGCGGGTGCTGCGCCCCGGGGGCGCGCTCGCGCTGTGGTGGAACGTCAAGGACCGTGCCGCCGACTGGATCTCCGCCCAGGAGCAGCGGCTGGCGGCCGCGCTCCCCTCGTACCACTACTACGGCGGGGTGATCGACGGCGCCGAGGCCCTGGTCGAGTACGGCCTGGAGGTGGAGACCGTGCGGCTGCACTGGGAGCGGCAGGTCACCCTCGACAGCCACCTGACGGACCTGACGTCGCGGTCGTACTTCGCCGTGCTGTCCGCGGAGCAGCAGGCCCCGGTGCTGGCGGCGGAGCGGGCGGCGCTGCTGGCCGACTTCCCCGACGGGCTGATCGCCGAGCCGTACGTGCTCGACCTCTTCGTGGCCCGCGCACCCGGGACGCGCTGA
- a CDS encoding toxin glutamine deamidase domain-containing protein, with protein sequence MPHPDPAGRWPEALNGGGPREAGRANNGVDVALSAVDTLAGLPVCAAPRLPDGPAGERGGRDRAERELGTRFCDLGDGPGALARLAEALLRSGPGAQAVLLTLDGFGRSHTWNAVNHGDRVTYLDHQSGRSAAEPLYAADHGLWAIALDDRCHPLDLDALPGAAARTAADPAPASTEPTGPEAAAPEAAAPAATAPVRPAPERPAPEPAAPEPAPPRSRLTVHRTTAGSPRR encoded by the coding sequence GTGCCGCACCCGGACCCGGCGGGGCGGTGGCCGGAGGCGCTCAACGGCGGCGGCCCCCGCGAGGCCGGCCGGGCCAACAACGGCGTCGACGTGGCGCTGTCCGCCGTCGACACGCTCGCCGGCCTGCCGGTCTGCGCCGCCCCGCGGCTGCCGGACGGCCCCGCGGGCGAGCGCGGTGGCCGGGACCGCGCCGAACGCGAGCTCGGCACCCGCTTCTGCGACCTCGGCGACGGCCCGGGCGCCCTCGCCCGGCTCGCCGAGGCGCTGCTGCGCTCCGGCCCGGGCGCGCAGGCGGTGCTGCTCACCCTGGACGGCTTCGGGCGGTCGCACACCTGGAACGCGGTCAACCACGGCGACCGGGTGACCTACCTCGACCACCAGAGCGGCCGCAGCGCCGCCGAACCGCTGTACGCCGCGGACCACGGCCTCTGGGCGATCGCCCTGGACGACCGGTGCCACCCGCTCGACCTGGACGCGCTCCCCGGCGCGGCGGCCCGTACGGCGGCCGATCCGGCGCCCGCGTCCACGGAGCCGACAGGCCCGGAGGCCGCAGCCCCGGAGGCCGCAGCCCCGGCGGCCACGGCCCCGGTGCGCCCGGCCCCGGAGCGCCCGGCCCCGGAGCCGGCCGCGCCGGAGCCCGCGCCGCCGCGGTCCCGCCTCACCGTCCACCGCACCACTGCCGGGAGCCCCCGCCGATGA
- a CDS encoding Lrp/AsnC family transcriptional regulator, whose protein sequence is MPKNPQPALAPVDRAILRLLVADARMPNNAIAEAVGIAPSTCLGRIRALRERGVIRGFHAEVDPAATGLGIQAMIAVRLHAHTSEQIRSFAGGIPRLPGVVAAYHLAGADDYLLHVAVADTDALRDFVLEHLTAHPAVQHTETSLIFGHVRGAAPTAPD, encoded by the coding sequence GTGCCGAAGAATCCGCAACCCGCCCTCGCACCGGTCGACCGCGCCATCCTGCGGCTGCTGGTGGCGGACGCGCGGATGCCGAACAATGCGATCGCCGAGGCCGTCGGCATCGCCCCGTCGACCTGCCTGGGCCGGATCCGCGCGCTGCGCGAGCGCGGGGTGATCCGCGGCTTCCACGCCGAGGTGGACCCGGCCGCCACCGGCCTCGGCATCCAGGCGATGATCGCGGTACGGCTGCACGCCCACACCAGCGAGCAGATCCGCAGCTTCGCCGGGGGCATCCCGCGGCTGCCGGGCGTGGTGGCCGCCTATCACCTGGCCGGCGCGGACGACTACCTGCTGCACGTGGCCGTCGCCGACACGGACGCGCTGCGCGACTTCGTCCTGGAGCACCTGACGGCCCACCCGGCCGTCCAGCACACCGAGACCAGCCTGATCTTCGGTCACGTCCGCGGTGCGGCCCCGACCGCGCCGGACTGA
- a CDS encoding PLP-dependent aspartate aminotransferase family protein has product MPHPDTLTAHPDTRAVHAGRADLRGLGVHVPPIDLSTTNPLPGVEAGGDSYEALATGGLLPDGGSAVYQRLWNPTTARFEQALAELEGCPQAVAFASGMAALSACLLAARAEGRGHVVAVRPLYGGTDHVLATGLLGTEVTWARAEDVADALRPDTGLVVVETPANPTLELTDLAALAARCGEVPLLVDNTFATPVLQQPVRHGATIVLHSATKYLGGHGDVLAGVVATDAAWAERLRRVRAVTGGILHPLAAYLLHRGLQTLPLRVRHQTAGAGKLAAWLGGRPEVERVYYPGLPDCDPQGLVGRQLAGAGSVLAFSLRDGYEAAARVAAGCGLITHAVSLGGVDSLIQHPASLTHRPVAAEARPHPGLLRLSVGLEEPDDLCADLARALAAG; this is encoded by the coding sequence ATGCCGCACCCCGACACCCTCACCGCCCACCCGGACACCCGGGCGGTGCACGCCGGCCGCGCCGACCTGCGCGGTCTCGGCGTGCACGTCCCGCCGATCGACCTGTCGACCACCAACCCGCTGCCCGGGGTCGAGGCCGGCGGCGACAGCTACGAGGCACTCGCCACCGGCGGGCTGCTCCCGGACGGCGGCAGCGCCGTCTACCAGCGGCTGTGGAACCCCACCACCGCCCGGTTCGAGCAGGCCCTGGCCGAGCTGGAGGGCTGCCCGCAGGCGGTCGCCTTCGCCTCCGGCATGGCCGCGCTCAGCGCCTGCCTGCTCGCCGCCCGGGCCGAGGGCCGCGGGCACGTGGTGGCCGTCCGCCCGCTCTACGGCGGCACCGACCACGTGCTGGCCACCGGCCTGCTCGGCACCGAGGTGACCTGGGCCCGCGCCGAGGACGTCGCGGACGCGCTGCGGCCGGACACCGGACTGGTCGTGGTGGAGACCCCGGCCAACCCGACGCTGGAGCTGACCGACCTGGCCGCCCTCGCCGCGCGCTGCGGCGAGGTGCCGCTGCTGGTCGACAACACCTTCGCCACGCCCGTCCTCCAGCAGCCCGTCCGGCACGGCGCGACGATCGTGCTGCACAGCGCCACCAAGTACCTCGGCGGGCACGGCGACGTGCTGGCCGGCGTGGTCGCCACCGACGCCGCCTGGGCCGAGCGGCTGCGCCGCGTCCGGGCCGTGACCGGCGGCATCCTGCACCCGCTGGCCGCGTACCTGCTGCACCGCGGCCTGCAGACGCTGCCGCTGCGGGTGCGCCACCAGACCGCGGGCGCCGGGAAGCTGGCCGCCTGGCTGGGCGGCCGGCCGGAGGTCGAGCGGGTGTACTACCCGGGGCTGCCGGACTGCGACCCGCAGGGGCTGGTCGGGCGCCAGCTGGCGGGCGCCGGATCGGTGCTGGCGTTCTCGCTGCGGGACGGCTACGAGGCGGCGGCGCGGGTCGCCGCGGGCTGCGGGCTGATCACCCACGCGGTGTCGCTGGGCGGGGTGGACTCGCTGATCCAGCACCCGGCCTCGCTGACCCACCGGCCGGTCGCCGCCGAGGCGCGGCCGCACCCCGGGCTGCTGCGGCTGTCGGTCGGGCTGGAGGAGCCGGACGACCTCTGCGCCGACCTGGCGCGGGCCCTCGCCGCGGGCTGA
- a CDS encoding sugar phosphate isomerase/epimerase translates to MHVPDTKVALSTASVYPSSTATAFELAARLGYDGVEVMVWNDPISQDLEALRRLSDAHRMPILAVHAPCLLITQRVWTTDPWTKLVRARAAAEKLGADTVVVHPPFRWQRQYARDFVQGIGRMAGETDVRFAVENMYPWRYKDREMLAYAPGWDVTDEDYRHFTIDLSHAATSRIDALEMADRMGHRLAHVHLADGSGSGKDEHLIPGRGRQPCAPLLERLARDGFDGHVVLEVNTRRSATPAEREADLAEALAFTRLHLAAPARRV, encoded by the coding sequence CTGCACGTCCCCGACACCAAGGTGGCGCTCTCCACCGCCTCGGTGTACCCGTCGAGCACCGCGACCGCCTTCGAACTCGCCGCCAGGCTCGGCTACGACGGCGTCGAGGTGATGGTCTGGAACGACCCGATCAGCCAGGACCTGGAGGCGCTGCGCCGGCTCTCCGACGCGCACCGGATGCCGATCCTGGCCGTGCACGCGCCGTGCCTGCTGATCACCCAGCGGGTGTGGACCACCGATCCCTGGACGAAGCTCGTCCGGGCCCGGGCCGCTGCCGAGAAGCTCGGCGCGGACACCGTCGTGGTGCACCCGCCGTTCCGCTGGCAGCGCCAGTACGCGCGCGACTTCGTCCAGGGCATCGGCCGGATGGCGGGGGAGACGGACGTCCGCTTCGCCGTCGAGAACATGTACCCGTGGCGCTACAAGGACCGCGAGATGCTGGCCTACGCGCCCGGCTGGGACGTCACCGACGAGGACTACCGGCACTTCACCATCGACCTGTCGCACGCCGCGACCTCCCGGATCGACGCCCTGGAGATGGCCGACCGGATGGGGCACCGGCTGGCCCACGTCCACCTGGCCGACGGCTCCGGCTCCGGCAAGGACGAGCACCTGATCCCCGGCCGGGGCCGGCAGCCCTGTGCGCCGCTGCTGGAGCGCCTGGCCCGCGACGGCTTCGACGGCCACGTCGTGCTGGAGGTCAACACCCGCCGCTCGGCCACCCCCGCCGAACGCGAGGCCGACCTCGCCGAGGCCCTCGCCTTCACCCGGCTCCACCTGGCCGCCCCGGCCCGCCGGGTCTGA